One part of the Acetoanaerobium sticklandii genome encodes these proteins:
- a CDS encoding BMP family lipoprotein yields the protein MKKKIFGFVSMFLIMAMVMVGCAGNQPAEQSEEPAAEEASALKVALVVAGGLGDRSFYDSSNEGLKMAIEKLGVEGKVLECKNDPTLYTDQLVQASTASDVVVVVGFEFYDVIQEVAAEFPDKKYVYIDNVIENVENITCIDYKENEGSFLAGALAAMESKTGKIGMVGGMDIPVIRNFQVGYEAGAKYINPDIQVETIFAGDFEDPAKGKESALALYAKDIDIVFQVAGKTGEGVFEAAKDTGKFAIGVDSDQRYINPDAIIASMIKGVDISIYETIEKIQKGEFESGNVYEYGAKENGVRIAYGTEDMPKLVSDETMNQIQELTAMIIQGDIEVPEAN from the coding sequence TTGAAGAAGAAAATATTTGGGTTTGTAAGTATGTTTTTGATTATGGCTATGGTGATGGTAGGCTGCGCAGGCAATCAGCCAGCTGAGCAAAGTGAAGAGCCAGCAGCAGAGGAAGCTAGTGCTCTTAAGGTAGCTCTAGTAGTAGCTGGAGGCTTAGGTGACAGATCTTTTTATGATTCAAGTAACGAAGGTCTAAAGATGGCAATTGAAAAGCTAGGAGTAGAAGGCAAGGTACTAGAGTGTAAGAATGACCCTACTCTATATACTGACCAGCTAGTTCAGGCATCTACTGCAAGTGATGTAGTGGTTGTAGTAGGATTTGAGTTTTATGATGTAATCCAAGAGGTAGCAGCTGAGTTTCCTGACAAGAAGTACGTTTATATCGACAATGTTATTGAAAATGTAGAAAATATTACATGCATAGACTACAAGGAAAATGAAGGTTCTTTCTTAGCAGGAGCACTTGCTGCTATGGAATCTAAGACTGGAAAGATAGGTATGGTTGGGGGTATGGATATACCAGTAATCAGAAATTTCCAAGTAGGGTATGAGGCTGGAGCCAAGTATATCAATCCAGATATCCAAGTTGAGACTATTTTTGCTGGAGATTTTGAAGACCCTGCAAAAGGTAAGGAAAGTGCTCTTGCATTATATGCAAAAGATATTGATATAGTTTTCCAAGTTGCTGGTAAAACTGGCGAAGGTGTGTTTGAAGCTGCAAAGGATACAGGCAAGTTTGCTATAGGTGTTGACTCTGACCAAAGATACATCAATCCAGATGCAATCATTGCAAGTATGATTAAAGGTGTGGACATCTCTATTTATGAAACTATAGAGAAAATCCAAAAGGGTGAGTTTGAATCTGGTAATGTTTATGAGTATGGAGCAAAAGAGAACGGCGTAAGAATAGCTTATGGAACTGAGGATATGCCAAAGTTAGTGTCTGATGAGACTATGAATCAGATACAAGAGCTTACAGCTATGATAATCCAAGGAGATATAGAGGTTCCAGAGGCAAACTAA
- a CDS encoding acetyltransferase → MNKKILLIGGGGHCKSVLDTLLLLNEYNEIAIVDLFENIGNSIIGIPIIGADTDLAHLFKDGYEFAFITMGSIGNPRLRIKLYDEISSIGFNIPNIIDISANVSNFTKLGKGIFIGKKSIVNAGAIIGNGAIINTGSIIEHDCKIGEFVHIAPGAILGGAVEIGKNSHVGSGAIIKQQIKIGDNSVIGMGSIVTKIIGNNKKAYGNPCREVNDYE, encoded by the coding sequence ATGAATAAAAAAATATTACTTATAGGTGGAGGAGGGCATTGCAAGTCAGTACTTGATACTCTGCTATTATTAAATGAGTACAATGAAATTGCAATAGTAGATTTGTTTGAAAACATTGGTAATTCAATAATTGGAATACCGATAATTGGCGCAGACACAGATTTAGCACATTTATTTAAAGATGGGTATGAGTTTGCATTTATAACTATGGGAAGTATAGGGAATCCAAGATTAAGAATAAAGTTATATGACGAGATAAGTTCAATTGGATTTAACATACCTAACATAATTGATATTTCAGCTAATGTAAGTAACTTTACAAAACTAGGTAAAGGGATATTTATAGGGAAAAAATCAATTGTAAATGCAGGAGCGATAATTGGTAATGGAGCCATTATTAATACAGGTTCAATTATTGAACATGATTGCAAGATAGGAGAGTTTGTGCATATTGCGCCAGGAGCGATACTCGGTGGAGCAGTTGAAATAGGTAAGAATTCTCATGTGGGTTCAGGTGCTATAATAAAACAACAGATAAAGATAGGCGATAATAGTGTTATTGGCATGGGTAGTATTGTTACAAAAATTATAGGAAACAACAAAAAAGCATACGGGAATCCGTGTCGTGAGGTGAATGACTATGAATAG
- a CDS encoding ABC transporter ATP-binding protein, whose protein sequence is MSEEIIKLIGITKRFPGVLANDNVTLDVRKGEIYALVGENGAGKSTLMKTMYGLHQPTEGEVWIKGKRIEDFSPSTAIKNGIGMVHQHFMLLPSFTIAENIVLGKELRKNRVFLDKDEANKKVISLSKEYGLEVDPKLKIEDASVGLQQRVEILKALYKGADILILDEPTAVLTPQETKELFAVIKKLVKEKDMTVIIITHKLNEVIEISDRVGVMRAGKLIGVENTKDVTEKILAEMMVGREVLFEHIDKNDAYGDILVQVDNLWVKDNRGFDAIKGISFGVRAGEILGIAGIEGNGQSELIEALTGIRKVEKGKVYIKNKEATNLSSKKIREMGTSHIPEDRLTTGMSKDSSIEDNILMGKQHSEEFATKGIQLKRKSIKKYAKDLIEKFDVRTASEEVKMGSLSGGNMQKVIIAREFSFDTPILFISQPTRGVDIGAIEFIHEQIVKKRNEGCAIVLVSAELDEIFRLSDRIICLYEGNITGKFKNGEISKLDIGYYMTGNRN, encoded by the coding sequence ATGAGCGAAGAGATTATTAAGTTAATAGGTATTACTAAGAGGTTTCCAGGAGTGCTTGCAAACGACAACGTAACTCTAGATGTAAGAAAAGGAGAAATCTATGCTTTAGTAGGAGAAAATGGAGCGGGAAAATCTACTCTGATGAAGACTATGTATGGACTTCATCAGCCTACAGAGGGAGAGGTATGGATTAAGGGCAAGAGGATTGAGGATTTTAGTCCATCTACAGCTATAAAAAACGGGATAGGGATGGTGCATCAGCATTTTATGTTACTGCCATCATTTACTATTGCAGAAAATATAGTTTTAGGTAAAGAGCTTAGAAAAAACAGGGTATTTCTAGACAAGGATGAAGCAAATAAAAAGGTAATTAGTCTATCAAAGGAATATGGACTAGAGGTAGATCCAAAGCTAAAGATAGAGGATGCCTCAGTAGGTCTACAGCAGAGAGTGGAGATATTAAAGGCTCTATATAAGGGAGCAGATATTTTGATTCTAGATGAGCCTACAGCTGTGCTTACTCCTCAGGAAACTAAGGAGCTGTTTGCAGTTATTAAAAAGCTCGTAAAGGAAAAGGATATGACTGTGATTATCATAACTCATAAGCTAAATGAGGTAATTGAGATATCAGACAGAGTAGGAGTTATGAGAGCAGGAAAGCTCATAGGAGTAGAAAATACAAAGGATGTCACTGAGAAGATACTAGCTGAGATGATGGTTGGAAGAGAGGTACTATTTGAGCACATAGATAAAAACGATGCCTATGGCGATATTTTAGTACAGGTGGATAATTTATGGGTGAAGGACAACAGGGGATTTGACGCTATAAAGGGTATATCTTTTGGAGTGAGAGCTGGAGAGATTCTAGGAATAGCTGGAATAGAAGGAAACGGACAAAGTGAACTTATAGAGGCTCTTACAGGAATTAGAAAAGTAGAAAAGGGCAAGGTATATATAAAAAATAAAGAGGCTACGAATTTATCATCTAAGAAAATAAGAGAAATGGGAACATCTCATATCCCTGAGGATAGATTGACAACAGGCATGAGCAAGGACTCTAGTATAGAGGACAATATCCTCATGGGCAAACAGCACAGCGAGGAATTTGCTACAAAGGGTATTCAGCTAAAGAGAAAGAGCATAAAAAAGTATGCCAAGGATTTAATTGAGAAGTTTGATGTGAGAACTGCATCTGAAGAGGTGAAAATGGGTTCGCTTTCAGGTGGAAATATGCAAAAGGTGATAATAGCTAGAGAGTTTTCTTTTGATACTCCGATTTTATTTATCTCTCAGCCGACTAGAGGGGTGGATATAGGGGCTATAGAGTTTATCCATGAGCAGATAGTGAAAAAGAGAAACGAGGGCTGCGCTATAGTTCTTGTGTCTGCTGAACTAGATGAGATTTTTAGGCTATCTGATAGGATTATCTGTCTTTATGAAGGAAATATTACTGGGAAATTTAAAAATGGAGAGATTTCGAAGCTCGACATTGGTTACTATATGACTGGAAATAGGAATTAG
- the neuB gene encoding N-acetylneuraminate synthase codes for MNSYIIAEAGVNHNGSLELAKNLVDKAKEAGADCVKFQTFIASQIVSKNAVKADYQKKQTANSESQHEMLKKLELSFDDFIELNNYCKEIGIEFLSTAFDFESIDFLNQLGMKVWKIPSGEITNLPYLIKIAKLNKKVILSTGMSTMREIEDAVNILKDHGASELIILHCTTEYPTPYEDVNLNAMLAIKEKFGYEVGYSDHTMGIEVPIAAVALGAKVIEKHFTLDRTMDGPDHKASLEPSELKTMVDAIRNIELSMGTGIKEPADSEKKNIAIARKSIVANQSIKKGDILTETNLTVKRPGDGISPMKWFEIIGTKAIRDFEEDELIEI; via the coding sequence ATGAATAGTTATATAATTGCAGAAGCAGGAGTAAATCACAATGGAAGTTTAGAATTAGCTAAAAATCTAGTAGATAAAGCTAAAGAGGCAGGAGCAGATTGTGTAAAATTCCAAACGTTTATAGCTAGTCAGATTGTTTCTAAAAATGCGGTGAAAGCAGATTATCAGAAAAAACAAACAGCGAACTCGGAATCTCAACACGAAATGTTAAAAAAATTAGAATTATCATTTGATGATTTTATAGAACTAAATAATTATTGCAAAGAAATAGGTATAGAATTTCTTTCAACAGCCTTTGATTTTGAAAGTATAGATTTTTTGAATCAACTAGGTATGAAGGTATGGAAAATTCCGTCAGGAGAAATTACTAATCTTCCATACTTAATTAAAATTGCAAAGTTGAATAAAAAAGTGATTCTTTCAACTGGTATGAGTACAATGAGGGAAATAGAAGATGCTGTAAATATACTTAAGGACCATGGAGCAAGTGAACTAATAATACTTCATTGTACGACAGAATATCCTACTCCTTATGAGGATGTAAACTTAAATGCAATGTTAGCTATAAAAGAAAAATTTGGATATGAGGTAGGATATTCTGATCATACTATGGGAATAGAAGTTCCAATAGCAGCAGTAGCACTAGGCGCAAAGGTAATTGAAAAGCATTTTACTTTAGATAGAACTATGGATGGACCAGACCATAAAGCAAGCCTTGAGCCAAGTGAGCTTAAAACCATGGTGGATGCTATTAGAAACATTGAATTATCAATGGGAACAGGGATTAAAGAACCTGCTGATTCAGAAAAGAAAAATATAGCTATAGCTCGTAAAAGTATAGTAGCAAATCAATCAATTAAAAAAGGCGATATTTTAACTGAAACTAATCTTACTGTAAAAAGACCTGGAGATGGAATCAGTCCAATGAAATGGTTTGAAATTATTGGAACTAAGGCTATAAGAGATTTTGAAGAAGATGAGTTGATTGAGATATGA
- a CDS encoding cytidylyltransferase domain-containing protein, whose amino-acid sequence MKNLAIIPARSGSKGLKDKNIKLLNGKPLISYTIEAAINSKMFDEVMVSTDSIEYAEIAKLYGAKVPFMRNSELSNDTASSWDVVRDVLHKYKKDGKEFDTVALLQPTSPLRTGKDIIEGYKVLKDKSANMIVSVCEVEHSPLWMNTLSKNNSMENFINSNIVGLPRQELEKYYRINGAIYIIKTEYLLKTNNIYKDKSFALIIDKKKSIDIDDELDFIIAEILIKSTNLDTL is encoded by the coding sequence ATGAAAAATCTTGCAATTATTCCAGCAAGGTCAGGCTCAAAAGGGCTTAAAGATAAGAATATAAAATTATTAAATGGAAAACCATTGATATCATATACAATTGAAGCTGCAATTAATAGTAAAATGTTCGATGAAGTCATGGTTTCAACCGATTCAATAGAGTATGCAGAGATTGCTAAACTGTATGGTGCAAAAGTGCCTTTTATGAGAAATAGTGAACTTTCAAATGATACTGCATCATCTTGGGATGTAGTAAGAGATGTATTACATAAATACAAAAAAGATGGTAAAGAATTTGATACTGTTGCATTACTCCAGCCAACATCGCCGCTTAGAACGGGTAAAGATATTATTGAAGGATATAAAGTATTGAAAGATAAATCTGCAAATATGATTGTTAGTGTATGTGAAGTGGAGCACTCTCCTCTATGGATGAATACACTTTCAAAAAATAATTCTATGGAAAACTTCATTAATTCAAATATAGTTGGATTACCAAGACAAGAACTTGAAAAATATTATAGAATAAATGGAGCTATTTATATAATAAAAACGGAGTATTTATTAAAGACAAATAATATTTATAAAGATAAAAGCTTTGCTTTAATAATAGATAAGAAGAAATCTATTGATATAGATGATGAATTAGATTTTATAATTGCCGAGATACTAATAAAAAGTACAAACTTAGATACTCTTTAG
- a CDS encoding sugar phosphate nucleotidyltransferase has product MNIKDFLIDEDKSMIDAMSQLDLVAKKILFVTKDDKFVAAITDGDIRRWILKKGNLDANVRDIANYSPKTMLIEDKNKAKDYMKINEIEALPIIDNENNIISIVLWNDEEIKNKKELDIPVVIMAGGLGTRLYPYTKILPKPLIPIGEIPISEHIINRFNKYGCKEFHLVVNHKKNMIKAYFNEIEKDYIINYVDEDIPLGTGGGLSLLKGKINSTFILSNCDILIEEDYEKIYKFHKDNNNLITMVCSLKTIRIPYGVVEINKNGEIEEMKEKPVLSFFTNTGMYIVEPKVIEELNENEFIGFPDIIEKYKNNGEKVGVYPISENNWLDMGQIDEMEEMRRRLEKDE; this is encoded by the coding sequence ATGAATATTAAAGATTTTCTTATAGATGAAGATAAAAGTATGATAGATGCTATGTCGCAATTAGATTTAGTTGCAAAGAAAATACTTTTTGTAACAAAAGATGATAAATTTGTTGCAGCAATTACCGATGGGGATATAAGAAGGTGGATACTTAAAAAAGGTAATCTAGATGCTAATGTTAGAGATATAGCAAATTATTCTCCTAAAACAATGCTTATTGAGGATAAAAATAAAGCGAAAGATTATATGAAAATTAATGAAATAGAAGCATTACCTATAATAGATAATGAAAATAATATAATTTCTATTGTGCTATGGAACGATGAAGAAATTAAAAATAAGAAAGAACTAGATATACCTGTTGTAATAATGGCTGGAGGATTAGGAACTAGGCTTTATCCCTACACTAAAATATTACCTAAACCACTTATTCCAATAGGAGAAATCCCAATATCAGAGCATATTATTAATAGATTTAATAAATATGGATGTAAAGAATTTCATTTAGTAGTCAATCATAAGAAGAACATGATAAAGGCATATTTTAATGAAATAGAAAAAGATTATATCATTAATTATGTAGATGAAGATATACCATTAGGTACAGGTGGTGGGCTTAGTTTATTAAAAGGAAAGATAAATTCGACATTTATTCTATCGAATTGTGACATCTTAATTGAAGAGGATTATGAAAAAATATATAAATTTCATAAGGACAATAATAATCTAATAACTATGGTTTGCTCTTTAAAAACTATTAGAATTCCTTATGGAGTTGTAGAGATAAATAAAAATGGAGAAATAGAGGAAATGAAAGAAAAACCAGTTCTTTCATTTTTTACTAATACGGGAATGTACATAGTTGAACCTAAAGTAATAGAAGAGTTAAATGAGAATGAATTTATTGGCTTTCCAGATATAATAGAAAAATATAAAAACAATGGTGAGAAAGTAGGAGTATATCCTATAAGTGAAAACAATTGGTTAGATATGGGTCAAATAGATGAAATGGAAGAAATGAGAAGAAGGTTAGAAAAAGATGAATAA
- a CDS encoding PQQ-binding-like beta-propeller repeat protein produces MDNYFYNVALKGATHIVDSNEKARFISIDEGTKPIYRQITTPPNLLYIDLPENNTFITDDMGMAVFEIDKFGNVVWEQKQKDKTYFGIIPINLNEIVFNAYSYGRVEKLNKVTGEANIIYDGYMRDIVPAEGGNLLLVGHEDKGKAVIIDVEGKLIWESNPEFYYPRGVWQKEDGNILIVDFRGKAYEIDYYTKNIIWEMKGFNCPNSIQETINKNYLIADEHNNRVVEINPINKKIVRTYSRDLWSPNYARELKNGDWLICDTDNNRVIQINNQDNMVWELSNMHTPNRAVRLEP; encoded by the coding sequence ATGGATAATTACTTCTATAATGTAGCATTGAAAGGAGCTACGCATATTGTAGATTCTAATGAAAAAGCACGATTTATTTCTATTGATGAAGGAACAAAACCTATATATAGACAAATTACAACCCCTCCAAACTTGTTGTATATAGATTTACCAGAAAATAATACATTTATAACAGATGATATGGGAATGGCAGTATTTGAAATTGATAAGTTTGGAAATGTTGTATGGGAGCAAAAACAAAAAGATAAAACTTATTTTGGAATAATTCCAATAAATTTAAATGAAATTGTTTTCAATGCATATAGCTATGGTAGAGTTGAAAAACTAAATAAGGTAACTGGGGAAGCTAATATTATATACGACGGATACATGAGAGATATTGTTCCAGCAGAAGGGGGAAATTTATTACTAGTAGGGCATGAAGATAAAGGAAAAGCGGTAATAATTGATGTCGAAGGCAAGCTTATATGGGAATCGAATCCAGAATTCTACTATCCAAGAGGGGTATGGCAAAAAGAGGATGGGAATATATTAATTGTTGATTTTAGAGGAAAAGCATATGAAATTGATTATTATACGAAAAATATTATATGGGAAATGAAAGGTTTTAATTGTCCAAATTCTATACAAGAAACTATAAATAAGAATTATTTGATTGCAGATGAACATAATAACAGAGTAGTTGAAATCAACCCAATAAATAAGAAAATTGTTAGAACTTATAGTAGAGATTTATGGTCTCCGAACTATGCAAGAGAATTAAAGAATGGAGATTGGCTTATTTGTGATACTGATAATAATCGAGTTATTCAAATAAATAATCAAGATAACATGGTTTGGGAACTTTCAAATATGCATACTCCCAATAGAGCAGTTCGATTAGAACCGTGA
- the neuC gene encoding UDP-N-acetylglucosamine 2-epimerase, which yields MKKIISVLTATRAEYGLLKPVIKKLNKIEDFDVRLVVTGAHLSPEFGLTYKEIEADEIYIDEKIEILLSSDTPSSISKSMGLAMISFADYFSKLKPDLLIVLGDRYETLAVAMTAMNQRIPIAHMHGGETTEGAIDEAIRHAITKLSYLHFASTDEYRNRVIQLGEAPDRVFKVGATGIENIINEPLFTKEELELQLGISLDKKYAVVTFHPVTLENSTTKDQIIELLEACKNKDDINFIITKANADADGRVINTLIDYYASNTSNIYAYTSLGLKRYLSALKYCIMVIGNSSSGIVEAPSFGVPTINIGDRQKGRIQASSIINCEPKKEQIMNSVEIAISDSFLNIAKNTINPYGEGNTSDKIVRIIVDFLGNNKINLKKKFYDCEAK from the coding sequence ATGAAAAAAATTATTAGTGTATTAACTGCTACTAGGGCAGAATATGGGTTATTAAAACCTGTTATAAAAAAATTAAACAAAATAGAAGATTTTGATGTGAGACTGGTAGTTACAGGTGCACATCTATCACCGGAATTTGGATTAACATACAAAGAAATAGAAGCAGATGAAATTTATATAGATGAAAAAATAGAAATTTTACTTAGTTCAGACACGCCGTCTTCTATTTCTAAGTCTATGGGCCTTGCTATGATAAGTTTTGCAGATTATTTTAGTAAATTAAAACCTGATTTATTAATAGTTTTAGGTGATAGGTATGAAACTTTGGCTGTAGCTATGACAGCTATGAATCAGAGAATCCCTATAGCTCATATGCATGGAGGAGAAACGACTGAAGGAGCAATAGATGAAGCTATTCGTCATGCAATTACAAAGTTAAGCTATTTACATTTTGCAAGTACAGATGAGTATAGAAATAGAGTAATTCAACTCGGGGAAGCTCCTGATAGAGTATTTAAAGTTGGAGCTACAGGAATAGAAAATATTATAAATGAACCGTTATTTACAAAAGAAGAATTAGAGTTACAACTTGGTATTTCTTTAGATAAAAAATATGCAGTAGTTACATTCCACCCTGTTACTCTTGAAAATTCCACTACTAAAGACCAAATAATAGAATTATTAGAAGCTTGTAAGAACAAAGATGATATAAATTTTATCATTACTAAGGCAAATGCAGACGCTGATGGTAGAGTAATAAATACTTTGATTGATTATTATGCTAGTAATACTTCAAATATATATGCTTATACATCACTTGGATTAAAAAGATATTTAAGTGCACTTAAATACTGCATTATGGTAATAGGTAATTCATCTAGCGGAATAGTTGAAGCACCTAGTTTTGGTGTGCCTACTATTAATATAGGAGATAGGCAAAAAGGAAGAATTCAAGCATCAAGCATTATTAATTGTGAACCTAAAAAAGAACAGATAATGAATTCAGTAGAGATTGCTATTTCAGATTCATTTTTAAATATAGCAAAAAATACGATTAATCCATATGGAGAGGGTAATACATCTGACAAGATTGTAAGGATTATAGTTGATTTTTTAGGTAATAATAAGATCAATTTAAAAAAGAAATTTTATGATTGTGAGGCTAAATAA
- the murJ gene encoding murein biosynthesis integral membrane protein MurJ, which yields MKKTALLIMIITLFSKLLGFGRDIFLSYFFGASGITDAYLISLTIPSVIFGFIGIGIVTAYIPMQTKIVLEEGEEEGSKFTTNFTNAILVLTTIIFSFGLIFTENIVKIFALGFYGDTLMLSVEFTRISLFGMYFTALVSIFSGYLQIKKNYVIPALAGFPFNIIVIISIFFASKGNYKILAIGTLVASASQFIMLIPFIYKEKFKYSLYVNFNNDKLKRVLYIALPSVLGASANQINTLVDKTIASSISVGGISALNYADRLNIFIQSLFVLSIVTSMYPIISNYASINNIKGIKETIMEAISIISLVVIPITVGAIFFSKEIITLLFGRGAFNEQAIVMTSLALFYYSFGMWGYGLREILSRGFYSIQDTKTPMLNATFGVVINIILNIILSKYMGVGGLALATSISGSITALLLYISLQKKIGYFQNRKLIISLIKILIASLIMGTIAKKSFELMSNSINFGFSLIASIFLGVLVYFIAIFIMKIEELNNITTIFKNKIKKA from the coding sequence ATGAAAAAAACAGCATTATTGATAATGATAATTACATTGTTTTCCAAACTTTTAGGATTTGGAAGAGATATTTTTCTTTCATATTTCTTTGGAGCATCTGGCATTACAGATGCTTACTTAATTTCATTGACAATTCCGAGTGTTATATTTGGTTTTATAGGGATAGGGATTGTGACAGCATATATACCAATGCAAACAAAAATTGTTTTAGAAGAAGGAGAAGAAGAAGGCTCAAAGTTTACTACAAATTTTACAAATGCAATTCTTGTTCTTACAACTATTATTTTTTCTTTTGGTTTAATATTTACAGAAAATATTGTTAAAATATTTGCATTAGGCTTTTATGGTGACACATTGATGTTATCAGTAGAATTTACTAGAATTAGCTTATTTGGGATGTACTTTACAGCACTAGTTTCAATTTTTAGTGGATACTTACAAATTAAAAAAAATTATGTAATTCCTGCTTTAGCAGGGTTTCCATTTAATATAATAGTAATTATATCTATTTTTTTTGCTTCGAAAGGCAATTATAAAATACTAGCTATAGGAACACTGGTCGCTAGTGCTTCACAATTTATAATGCTAATACCATTTATATATAAAGAAAAGTTTAAATATAGTTTGTATGTTAACTTTAATAACGATAAATTAAAGCGAGTTTTATATATAGCTTTACCATCTGTTTTAGGCGCATCGGCAAATCAAATTAATACACTTGTTGATAAAACAATTGCATCTTCAATATCGGTTGGGGGAATATCTGCTCTTAATTATGCAGATAGACTTAATATATTTATTCAGAGTCTTTTTGTTTTATCAATAGTTACCTCAATGTATCCTATCATTTCTAACTATGCTAGTATAAATAACATAAAAGGAATTAAAGAAACTATTATGGAGGCAATTAGCATTATATCTTTAGTTGTTATTCCAATTACAGTAGGGGCTATATTCTTTAGCAAAGAGATTATTACATTATTGTTCGGACGAGGAGCATTTAATGAGCAAGCCATTGTAATGACATCTTTGGCTTTATTTTATTACTCATTTGGAATGTGGGGATATGGATTAAGAGAAATATTATCAAGAGGATTTTATTCTATTCAGGACACAAAAACACCGATGCTAAATGCAACTTTTGGAGTAGTAATTAATATCATATTAAATATAATTTTATCAAAATACATGGGTGTAGGAGGACTAGCTCTTGCGACATCAATTTCTGGATCTATAACTGCATTATTATTATATATTAGTCTTCAAAAGAAAATTGGATATTTTCAGAACCGAAAACTAATTATTTCACTTATAAAAATTTTAATTGCATCCCTTATTATGGGAACAATAGCGAAAAAAAGCTTTGAGCTTATGTCTAATTCAATAAATTTTGGTTTTTCTTTAATAGCTTCAATTTTCTTAGGAGTATTGGTATATTTTATTGCCATTTTTATCATGAAGATTGAAGAATTAAATAACATTACAACTATTTTTAAAAATAAAATTAAAAAAGCATAG
- a CDS encoding Crp/Fnr family transcriptional regulator, producing MKELFRKDYPMFKLVLNSKPDILDKWEVLDFEKDEVICKYNDVYEYFCVLLKGSINIYHTSEKGKTYSQSVYKEGSYFGELEIFHSLPYVCEIKAMNRVRLIRLKKCYFEKWINSDNEVAIYILKSLCKTSYELSKKAIVDTLYSLKFRICDYLITSYESRVKKEHNKFYISKDHLSEHFVVTRRSINRILKDIHDKGYISVYRDKIEILDIDSLIDERESERY from the coding sequence TTGAAGGAGTTATTTAGAAAAGATTATCCTATGTTCAAGCTTGTTTTAAATTCAAAGCCAGATATTTTAGATAAGTGGGAAGTGCTGGATTTTGAAAAGGATGAGGTCATTTGCAAATACAATGATGTTTATGAATATTTTTGTGTGCTTCTAAAAGGAAGTATCAATATCTACCATACCTCGGAGAAGGGGAAAACCTATTCCCAGTCTGTATATAAAGAGGGAAGCTATTTTGGAGAGCTAGAGATATTTCACAGTTTGCCCTATGTATGTGAGATAAAGGCAATGAACAGAGTAAGACTTATAAGGCTGAAAAAATGTTATTTTGAGAAGTGGATTAACAGTGATAATGAGGTAGCGATTTATATATTAAAAAGTCTATGTAAGACTAGCTACGAGCTTTCAAAGAAGGCTATAGTTGATACCCTGTATTCACTTAAGTTTAGAATCTGCGATTATCTAATTACTTCTTATGAGAGCAGAGTAAAGAAAGAGCACAACAAGTTTTATATCAGCAAGGATCATCTCAGCGAGCATTTTGTGGTGACTAGACGAAGTATAAACAGGATACTTAAGGATATTCACGACAAGGGTTACATAAGTGTATATAGGGACAAGATTGAGATTCTGGATATTGACTCTCTGATTGATGAAAGGGAAAGTGAGCGGTATTAA